Proteins encoded in a region of the Cheilinus undulatus linkage group 8, ASM1832078v1, whole genome shotgun sequence genome:
- the trak1a gene encoding trafficking kinesin-binding protein 1 isoform X1 gives MALLTAAGTEDELEDSNEKEEDKEYIFTPGHDSMEQEEEEEEEEEDGEEYFCDSRHASTEQLEDEQEIDEEQQVLEELCEVLCADRVGQMTKTYSDIDAVTRLLEEKERDLELAARIGQSLLKKNKALSERNELLEEQVEHIREEVSQLRHDLSMKDELLQFYTNAAEESEGESATTTPVRPAETSVSSPTPFPLDSLQKKLKDLEEENKSLRSEASHLETETISYEEKEQQLVNDCVKELRNANQQISSLAEELARKSEDASRQQEEITHLLSQIVDLQKKAKLYAVENEELTQHLGAAKDAQRQLTAELRELQDKYAECMEMLHEAQEELKNLRNKTLPLNTPRRFHSLGLFPMDSLAAEIEGTMRKELQMDDPDVEEQRLHPKRVFQTVKNLNLMRQQRSSLAPSPLNIPGSNQTSCLTSGRSSRVGTPCSNSIYGSETGSGIILDNRTSSILEGPDDGSEDSNKRPPGTPGTPGSRDLEAALRRLSLRRDNYLSEKRFFEEERERKLAYLAKEDEKGGEEGSGGPGTPAESLLSLCSHPSFGSVWSGYSFTARSYLPEKLQIVKPLEGSATLHAWQQLAQPHMGALLDHRPGVVTKGFRSLAHEHEQEDSWQLDQPEEDEVSCDSFTGLSGENSAPVDLMDPCSTSSPFVCCNKNGDIDDINSQSDTLEAETCLTKEALQVKDGHVANFPLSFSSPLSSPLPSSEMNGHVDFKELQALQPATVDHMPVNFPGKCLSHTSSTYTFTTCRILHPSDQLTSVSPSPALSSCQSTACTGPSTPAPSPVPFSAPHTPSYTPCCTPRRLSLSLSLAESSTNLRDSTKTTSTSLGLVRLLLEHGISASVYNPRSWDRGLDSSGASTPIRGAAAQKIGDISEEEELRRSEKRPNTLLLLEPSTPPNSPRAKSASATSNCPVFQFSPLNDDPPFYETFLASKPARTILREVLGEAEREQTEEESPTDTTKLRLVDKLKSFRTLPPSAGSLLASFGSNGLGNSSLSGGLPGLNAGLRRNRSYPAMVGASMAMKDPGGPPSTEILIPHSMQAPSTHQEVHPKEMSKIQTNHTLIKKASHIPQTLHALESVAPQTIIQRHTRPNCKLWHSTSSELNSDDESGT, from the exons tgtTGTGTGCAGACAGAGTGGGCCAGATGACGAAGACCTACAGTGACATCGATGCTGTCACTCGACTGCTGGAAGAG AAAGAGCGTGACTTGGAGTTGGCGGCTCGTATCGGACAgtcactgctgaagaaaaacaaagctcTTAGTGAGAGGAACGAACTGCTGGAGGAGCAAGTAGAGCACATACGAGAGGAG GTGTCTCAGTTGCGTCATGACTTGTCCATGAAAGATGAGCTGCTTCAGTTTTACACAAACGCTGCAGAGGAAAGTGAAGGGGAGTCTGCCACCACAACACC GGTACGCCCAGCTGAAACCAGTGTGTCATCTCCAACACCTTTCCCCCTCGACTCCCTGCAGAAGAAACTAAAAGATCtggaagaagaaaataaatctttgcgATCTGAG GCCAGTCATTTGGAGACGGAAACAATCTCCTATGAAGAGAAAGAGCAGCAGCTTGTCAATGATTGTGTCAAAGAGCTAC GTAATGCCAACCAGCAAATCTCCTCTCTGGCTGAGGAGCTGGCCAGGAAGAGTGAAGACGCCTCCAGACAGCAGGAGGAGATCACACACCTCCTCTCTCAGATAGTAGACCTCCAGAAGAAAGCAAAACTG TATGCTGTGGAAAATGAGGAGCTGACTCAGCATTTAGGTGCAGCCAAAGATGCCCAGCGCCAGCTCACTGCTGAG CTGCGAGAGTTGCAGGACAAGTATGCAGAGTGCATGGAGATGCTACATGAGGCTCAGGAGGAGCTGAAGAACCTGAGGAATAAAACTCTTCCGCTCAACACACCAAGACGTTTCCACTCTCTGGGCCTTTTTCCAATG GACTCTCTGGCAGCTGAAATTGAGGGAACCATGAGGAAGGAACTTCAGATGGATGATCCAGACGTAGAAGAACAGAG GCTGCATCCAAAACGAGTTTTCCAGACGGTGAAAAACTTGAACCTGATGCGGCAGCAGCGTTCATCACTTGCTCCCTCCCCTCTCAACATCCCAGGCTCCAATCAGACATCATGCCTCACCTCAGGACGCTCCAGCAGGGTGGGCACGCCATGCTCCAACTCAATATATGGGAGTGAAACAGGAAGTGGGATCATCCTGGACAACAGAACCAGCAGTATCCTGGAGGGTCCAGATGATGG GTCAGAGGACTCTAACAAACGTCCCCCCGGCACCCCAGGGACCCCAGGCAGCAGGGACCTGGAGGCAGCCCTTCGGCGTCTGTCTCTCCGCCGCGACAACTACCTCTCAGAAAAACGCTTCTtcgaggaggagagggagagaaagctGGCGTATCTAGCCAAAGAGGACGAaaaaggaggggaggagggcAGCGGAGGCCCCGGGACACCTGCAGAGAGCCTGCTGTCACTGTGCTCACATCCTTCCTTTGGAAGCGTGTGGTCAGGATACTCCTTCACAGCGCGGTCCTACCTGCCGGAGAAGCTGCAGATTGTAAAACCACTAGAAG GCTCTGCTACCCTTCATGCATGGCAGCAGTTGGCTCAACCCCACATGGGCGCTCTGTTGGATCATCGGCCTGGTGTGGTCACAAAGGGCTTCCGCAGTTTGGCGCACGAGCATGAACAGGAAGACAGCTGGCAGCTGGACCAACCAGAGGAAGACGAAGTGTCTTGTGACTCATTTACTGGCCTGTCAGGAGAGAACTCCGCTCCTGTAGATCTGATGGATCCTTGCTCTACCTCTTCTCCCTTTGTCTGCTGCAACAAAAATGGAGATATTGACGACATTAACAGCCAATCAGATACATTAGAAGCTGAAACGTGCCTGACTAAAGAAGCGTTACAAGTCAAAGATGGACATGTTGCGAACTTTCCGCTTTCCTTCTCCAGCCCTTTATCGTCCCCTCTCCCCTCATCTGAGATGAACGGGCACGTGGACTTCAAGGAGCTCCAGGCCTTACAGCCCGCCACTGTGGACCACATGCCTG TTAATTTCCCAGGGAAGTGTTTGTCCCACACCAGCTCTACGTACACCTTCACCACCTGCAGGATTCTCCACCCCTCTGACCAGCTGACCTCTGTGTCCCCAAG CCCAGCTCTCTCCTCCTGTCAGAGCACTGCTTGCACTGGCCCCTCTACCCCTGCTCCCTCTCCTGTACCTTTCTCTGCCCCTCATACACCCTCCTACACCCCCTGCTGCACCCCACgccgcctctctctctccctctctctagcTGAGTCCTCCACCAACCTGAGAGACTCCACCAAGACCACCAGCACCTCTCTGGGCCTGGTGCGCCTTTTGCTGGAGCACGGGATCTCTGCTTCGGTGTATAATCCCCGCAGCTGGGACCGTGGGTTGGATTCCAGCGGAGCTTCGACACCCATCAGAGGAGCAGCAGCGCAGAAGATCGGTGACAtatcagaggaggaggagctcaGACGATCTGAGAAACGTCCAAACACCCTTCTCCTTCTTGAGCCCTCCACACCGCCAAACTCCCCTCGTGCTAAATCAGCGTCAGCTACCTCCAACTGCCCAGTTTTTCAGTTCAGCCCTTTGAATGATGATCCGCCATTTTATGAAACCTTCCTCGCCTCTAAACCAGCACGTACCATCCTGAGGGAGGTGCTGGGGGAGGCAGAGAGGGagcaaacagaagaagaaagccCAACAGACACAACCAAGCTTCGACTTGTGGACAAACTGAAAAGCTTCCGCACCCTTCCTCCTTCTGCAGGCTCTCTGTTAGCCTCTTTTGGCTCTAATGGACTCGGGAACAGCTCTCTTAGTGGGGGCCTCCCAGGCTTGAATGCAGGGCTGAGGAGGAATCGAAGCTATCCTGCCATGGTCGGGGCGAGTATGGCTATGAAAGACCCAGGAGGTCCCCCCAGCACAGAAATTCTCATACCACATTCGATGCAAGCCCCTAGCACCCATCAAGAAGTACACCCAAAGGAAATGAGCAAAATACAGACAAATCACACCCTGATTAAAAAGGCCTCGCACATACCACAGACACTACACGCACTGGAAAGTGTCGCACCACAGACGATCATTCAGAGACATACACGGCCAAACTGTAAACTGTGGCATTCGACAAGCAGTGAGCTTAACAGTGACGATGAGAGTGGGACATAA
- the trak1a gene encoding trafficking kinesin-binding protein 1 isoform X4, whose product MTKTYSDIDAVTRLLEEKERDLELAARIGQSLLKKNKALSERNELLEEQVEHIREEVSQLRHDLSMKDELLQFYTNAAEESEGESATTTPVRPAETSVSSPTPFPLDSLQKKLKDLEEENKSLRSEASHLETETISYEEKEQQLVNDCVKELRNANQQISSLAEELARKSEDASRQQEEITHLLSQIVDLQKKAKLYAVENEELTQHLGAAKDAQRQLTAELRELQDKYAECMEMLHEAQEELKNLRNKTLPLNTPRRFHSLGLFPMDSLAAEIEGTMRKELQMDDPDVEEQRLHPKRVFQTVKNLNLMRQQRSSLAPSPLNIPGSNQTSCLTSGRSSRVGTPCSNSIYGSETGSGIILDNRTSSILEGPDDGSEDSNKRPPGTPGTPGSRDLEAALRRLSLRRDNYLSEKRFFEEERERKLAYLAKEDEKGGEEGSGGPGTPAESLLSLCSHPSFGSVWSGYSFTARSYLPEKLQIVKPLEGSATLHAWQQLAQPHMGALLDHRPGVVTKGFRSLAHEHEQEDSWQLDQPEEDEVSCDSFTGLSGENSAPVDLMDPCSTSSPFVCCNKNGDIDDINSQSDTLEAETCLTKEALQVKDGHVANFPLSFSSPLSSPLPSSEMNGHVDFKELQALQPATVDHMPVNFPGKCLSHTSSTYTFTTCRILHPSDQLTSVSPSPALSSCQSTACTGPSTPAPSPVPFSAPHTPSYTPCCTPRRLSLSLSLAESSTNLRDSTKTTSTSLGLVRLLLEHGISASVYNPRSWDRGLDSSGASTPIRGAAAQKIGDISEEEELRRSEKRPNTLLLLEPSTPPNSPRAKSASATSNCPVFQFSPLNDDPPFYETFLASKPARTILREVLGEAEREQTEEESPTDTTKLRLVDKLKSFRTLPPSAGSLLASFGSNGLGNSSLSGGLPGLNAGLRRNRSYPAMVGASMAMKDPGGPPSTEILIPHSMQAPSTHQEVHPKEMSKIQTNHTLIKKASHIPQTLHALESVAPQTIIQRHTRPNCKLWHSTSSELNSDDESGT is encoded by the exons ATGACGAAGACCTACAGTGACATCGATGCTGTCACTCGACTGCTGGAAGAG AAAGAGCGTGACTTGGAGTTGGCGGCTCGTATCGGACAgtcactgctgaagaaaaacaaagctcTTAGTGAGAGGAACGAACTGCTGGAGGAGCAAGTAGAGCACATACGAGAGGAG GTGTCTCAGTTGCGTCATGACTTGTCCATGAAAGATGAGCTGCTTCAGTTTTACACAAACGCTGCAGAGGAAAGTGAAGGGGAGTCTGCCACCACAACACC GGTACGCCCAGCTGAAACCAGTGTGTCATCTCCAACACCTTTCCCCCTCGACTCCCTGCAGAAGAAACTAAAAGATCtggaagaagaaaataaatctttgcgATCTGAG GCCAGTCATTTGGAGACGGAAACAATCTCCTATGAAGAGAAAGAGCAGCAGCTTGTCAATGATTGTGTCAAAGAGCTAC GTAATGCCAACCAGCAAATCTCCTCTCTGGCTGAGGAGCTGGCCAGGAAGAGTGAAGACGCCTCCAGACAGCAGGAGGAGATCACACACCTCCTCTCTCAGATAGTAGACCTCCAGAAGAAAGCAAAACTG TATGCTGTGGAAAATGAGGAGCTGACTCAGCATTTAGGTGCAGCCAAAGATGCCCAGCGCCAGCTCACTGCTGAG CTGCGAGAGTTGCAGGACAAGTATGCAGAGTGCATGGAGATGCTACATGAGGCTCAGGAGGAGCTGAAGAACCTGAGGAATAAAACTCTTCCGCTCAACACACCAAGACGTTTCCACTCTCTGGGCCTTTTTCCAATG GACTCTCTGGCAGCTGAAATTGAGGGAACCATGAGGAAGGAACTTCAGATGGATGATCCAGACGTAGAAGAACAGAG GCTGCATCCAAAACGAGTTTTCCAGACGGTGAAAAACTTGAACCTGATGCGGCAGCAGCGTTCATCACTTGCTCCCTCCCCTCTCAACATCCCAGGCTCCAATCAGACATCATGCCTCACCTCAGGACGCTCCAGCAGGGTGGGCACGCCATGCTCCAACTCAATATATGGGAGTGAAACAGGAAGTGGGATCATCCTGGACAACAGAACCAGCAGTATCCTGGAGGGTCCAGATGATGG GTCAGAGGACTCTAACAAACGTCCCCCCGGCACCCCAGGGACCCCAGGCAGCAGGGACCTGGAGGCAGCCCTTCGGCGTCTGTCTCTCCGCCGCGACAACTACCTCTCAGAAAAACGCTTCTtcgaggaggagagggagagaaagctGGCGTATCTAGCCAAAGAGGACGAaaaaggaggggaggagggcAGCGGAGGCCCCGGGACACCTGCAGAGAGCCTGCTGTCACTGTGCTCACATCCTTCCTTTGGAAGCGTGTGGTCAGGATACTCCTTCACAGCGCGGTCCTACCTGCCGGAGAAGCTGCAGATTGTAAAACCACTAGAAG GCTCTGCTACCCTTCATGCATGGCAGCAGTTGGCTCAACCCCACATGGGCGCTCTGTTGGATCATCGGCCTGGTGTGGTCACAAAGGGCTTCCGCAGTTTGGCGCACGAGCATGAACAGGAAGACAGCTGGCAGCTGGACCAACCAGAGGAAGACGAAGTGTCTTGTGACTCATTTACTGGCCTGTCAGGAGAGAACTCCGCTCCTGTAGATCTGATGGATCCTTGCTCTACCTCTTCTCCCTTTGTCTGCTGCAACAAAAATGGAGATATTGACGACATTAACAGCCAATCAGATACATTAGAAGCTGAAACGTGCCTGACTAAAGAAGCGTTACAAGTCAAAGATGGACATGTTGCGAACTTTCCGCTTTCCTTCTCCAGCCCTTTATCGTCCCCTCTCCCCTCATCTGAGATGAACGGGCACGTGGACTTCAAGGAGCTCCAGGCCTTACAGCCCGCCACTGTGGACCACATGCCTG TTAATTTCCCAGGGAAGTGTTTGTCCCACACCAGCTCTACGTACACCTTCACCACCTGCAGGATTCTCCACCCCTCTGACCAGCTGACCTCTGTGTCCCCAAG CCCAGCTCTCTCCTCCTGTCAGAGCACTGCTTGCACTGGCCCCTCTACCCCTGCTCCCTCTCCTGTACCTTTCTCTGCCCCTCATACACCCTCCTACACCCCCTGCTGCACCCCACgccgcctctctctctccctctctctagcTGAGTCCTCCACCAACCTGAGAGACTCCACCAAGACCACCAGCACCTCTCTGGGCCTGGTGCGCCTTTTGCTGGAGCACGGGATCTCTGCTTCGGTGTATAATCCCCGCAGCTGGGACCGTGGGTTGGATTCCAGCGGAGCTTCGACACCCATCAGAGGAGCAGCAGCGCAGAAGATCGGTGACAtatcagaggaggaggagctcaGACGATCTGAGAAACGTCCAAACACCCTTCTCCTTCTTGAGCCCTCCACACCGCCAAACTCCCCTCGTGCTAAATCAGCGTCAGCTACCTCCAACTGCCCAGTTTTTCAGTTCAGCCCTTTGAATGATGATCCGCCATTTTATGAAACCTTCCTCGCCTCTAAACCAGCACGTACCATCCTGAGGGAGGTGCTGGGGGAGGCAGAGAGGGagcaaacagaagaagaaagccCAACAGACACAACCAAGCTTCGACTTGTGGACAAACTGAAAAGCTTCCGCACCCTTCCTCCTTCTGCAGGCTCTCTGTTAGCCTCTTTTGGCTCTAATGGACTCGGGAACAGCTCTCTTAGTGGGGGCCTCCCAGGCTTGAATGCAGGGCTGAGGAGGAATCGAAGCTATCCTGCCATGGTCGGGGCGAGTATGGCTATGAAAGACCCAGGAGGTCCCCCCAGCACAGAAATTCTCATACCACATTCGATGCAAGCCCCTAGCACCCATCAAGAAGTACACCCAAAGGAAATGAGCAAAATACAGACAAATCACACCCTGATTAAAAAGGCCTCGCACATACCACAGACACTACACGCACTGGAAAGTGTCGCACCACAGACGATCATTCAGAGACATACACGGCCAAACTGTAAACTGTGGCATTCGACAAGCAGTGAGCTTAACAGTGACGATGAGAGTGGGACATAA